One window from the genome of Castellaniella sp. MT123 encodes:
- a CDS encoding branched-chain amino acid ABC transporter permease, whose protein sequence is MPRSALRNSLWILISLGLVAALAPLAYANQLLLFNFIVFMVLAQGVNILYGFTGYLPFGYVGFFGAGAYGFALAVMHLHTGPWVALGAGALASVLFGCVLTPLLRLSGAYFAIANLAASLAIAEVVSNPALTDLTQGPYGVSLADTFAPTLSYGAAVAILLLTTACVLVLRYATLGLALQAVRDDPISAAMAGIPVVRTRILAWLLSALVAGLIGANFAWYVSVFYPDNVFSPDFSIFALVFALFGGVGTVLGPILGVLLLYGLYNTIGISAPQYFQLIYGLLIMVLVLFLPNGLASLLRRWGIHVI, encoded by the coding sequence ATGCCTAGGAGTGCTCTGCGCAACAGCCTGTGGATCCTGATTTCGCTGGGGCTGGTTGCGGCCCTGGCCCCCCTGGCCTATGCCAACCAGCTGCTGCTGTTCAATTTCATCGTGTTCATGGTGCTGGCGCAGGGGGTCAACATCCTCTACGGGTTCACCGGCTACCTGCCCTTCGGCTACGTCGGGTTCTTCGGCGCGGGAGCCTATGGCTTCGCTCTGGCGGTCATGCACCTGCACACCGGCCCCTGGGTCGCGTTGGGTGCCGGGGCCCTCGCCTCAGTCCTGTTCGGCTGCGTGCTGACCCCGCTGCTGCGCTTGTCGGGCGCGTATTTCGCCATCGCCAACCTGGCCGCTTCGCTCGCCATCGCCGAGGTGGTCTCCAACCCCGCCCTGACCGACCTGACGCAGGGCCCCTATGGCGTCTCTCTGGCTGACACGTTCGCACCGACACTGAGTTACGGCGCTGCCGTCGCCATCCTGCTGTTGACGACCGCCTGTGTGCTGGTGCTGCGCTACGCCACCCTGGGACTGGCGCTGCAGGCGGTACGCGACGACCCGATCAGCGCGGCCATGGCGGGGATCCCCGTGGTGCGCACCCGCATCCTGGCCTGGCTGCTCTCAGCCCTGGTCGCCGGCCTGATCGGCGCCAATTTCGCCTGGTACGTGTCCGTGTTCTATCCCGACAATGTCTTCAGCCCGGACTTCAGCATCTTCGCCCTGGTATTCGCCCTCTTCGGTGGCGTGGGAACCGTCCTGGGGCCCATTCTGGGGGTCCTGCTGCTTTACGGGCTCTACAACACCATCGGTATCTCGGCACCACAATATTTCCAGCTGATCTACGGCCTGCTCATCATGGTCCTGGTCCTGTTTCTGCCCAACGGGCTGGCCTCGCTTCTGCGGCGTTGGGGGATCCATGTCATTTGA
- the hpaA gene encoding 4-hydroxyphenylacetate catabolism regulatory protein HpaA, which yields MSRPDIPNLDLTDLAGPQLADAGLHCEALGTLASQLGRSMFTHRHDRFFQVHYVRDGAVRVQLEDVLYQLRGPMVFLTPPAFLHAFVTEDDADGYVLTVDQQLLWPMLDDETTWPSGQSAVMPVCLALGTLAGDHADEARRMVCLFDQLHTEYSGGRPGRSQSLLLLARLVFIGLLRLSSQALETPPSCREELQLFRGFGTLIEARFRDHWTLPRYAGSLGVTEQRLHDVCRQVAGKPPKKLINERLIQEARRLLLSTSQSVSQVGYSLGFEDPAYFGRFFLRHVGVAPGSYRTDMTS from the coding sequence ATGTCGCGGCCTGACATCCCCAATCTCGACCTGACCGATCTGGCGGGTCCGCAGCTGGCCGATGCCGGCCTGCACTGCGAGGCGCTGGGCACGCTGGCCAGCCAGCTCGGTCGCAGCATGTTCACACACCGCCACGACCGGTTCTTCCAGGTCCATTATGTGCGGGATGGCGCGGTGCGCGTGCAGCTGGAAGACGTGCTGTATCAGCTGCGCGGGCCGATGGTGTTCCTGACGCCGCCAGCCTTTCTGCACGCCTTCGTCACGGAAGACGATGCCGACGGCTATGTGCTGACGGTGGACCAGCAACTGCTGTGGCCCATGCTGGATGACGAAACGACCTGGCCCAGCGGGCAGTCCGCCGTGATGCCCGTGTGCCTGGCGCTGGGGACGTTGGCGGGCGATCATGCCGATGAGGCGCGCCGGATGGTCTGCCTGTTCGACCAGTTGCACACCGAATATTCCGGCGGCCGGCCGGGACGTTCCCAGAGCCTGCTGTTGTTGGCGCGGCTGGTCTTCATCGGTCTGTTGCGCCTGTCATCCCAGGCGCTGGAGACGCCCCCGTCCTGTCGCGAGGAGCTTCAGCTTTTTCGGGGTTTTGGCACCCTGATCGAAGCGCGATTCCGGGACCACTGGACACTGCCGCGCTATGCAGGCAGCCTGGGGGTGACCGAACAGCGGCTGCATGACGTCTGCCGCCAGGTGGCAGGCAAGCCCCCCAAGAAGCTGATCAACGAGCGCCTGATCCAGGAGGCGCGCCGCCTGCTGCTGTCCACCAGTCAGTCAGTCAGCCAGGTAGGGTACAGCCTGGGCTTCGAGGACCCGGCCTATTTCGGCCGGTTCTTTCTGCGTCATGTGGGCGTGGCACCCGGCAGCTACCGGACCGATATGACTTCGTGA
- a CDS encoding ABC transporter ATP-binding protein, with protein sequence MSFEPVTSDADAAPLLVVDGLVKTFGGFHALDGVSFDVRPGEVLGLVGPNGSGKTTCINVITGLYRPDGGTLRYQDRSIGGVAAHQLAHLGINRSFQIPKPFRSLTVRQNIEVALRYGGRRPRRSDIGPLMEFVELDHQADRLATELTSAQQKMLDLARALATQPRLLCVDELGAGLNPAELSQVAARLRTLARSGMALLVVEHLMDFVDQVTDRLIVLSAGRNIFAGPLSQAMRDPKVIEVFLGAPDEH encoded by the coding sequence ATGTCATTTGAACCCGTCACTTCAGATGCTGATGCCGCGCCGCTGCTGGTGGTGGATGGCCTGGTCAAGACATTCGGCGGCTTCCACGCCCTGGACGGCGTCAGCTTCGACGTACGCCCAGGCGAGGTCCTGGGGTTGGTGGGCCCCAACGGTTCGGGCAAGACCACCTGCATCAACGTCATCACCGGCCTGTACCGCCCGGATGGCGGCACCCTTCGTTATCAGGACAGGTCCATCGGCGGCGTCGCAGCCCACCAGCTGGCGCATCTGGGCATCAACCGCAGCTTCCAGATTCCCAAGCCCTTCAGATCGCTGACCGTACGGCAGAACATCGAGGTCGCCTTGCGGTACGGTGGACGCCGCCCCAGGCGCAGCGACATCGGGCCGCTGATGGAGTTCGTCGAACTCGACCACCAGGCGGATCGGCTGGCCACCGAACTGACCAGCGCCCAGCAGAAAATGCTGGATCTGGCGCGCGCCCTGGCCACTCAGCCCCGGCTGCTGTGCGTGGACGAACTGGGCGCAGGGCTCAATCCGGCCGAACTGAGTCAGGTCGCCGCGCGTCTGCGCACCCTGGCCAGGTCCGGCATGGCCCTGCTGGTCGTGGAACATCTGATGGATTTCGTCGATCAGGTGACCGACCGCCTGATCGTGCTGAGCGCGGGCAGGAACATCTTTGCCGGCCCGCTGTCGCAGGCCATGCGCGACCCGAAGGTGATCGAAGTCTTCCTGGGAGCCCCGGATGAGCACTGA
- a CDS encoding glyoxylate/hydroxypyruvate reductase A produces MEIVFASRHESNPLEWVRALQAALPDHRVRLWDDEEPSGRADAAVVWAPPAGLFDREPGLKYLFNLGAGVDALLHMPGLSDRITLVRMEDGGMAVQMAEYVLHYLIRESRDLGRYAAQQAQARWQPLADIDRSAWTVGVMGAGVMGARVAQACAALEYPVAVWSRSGRPVAGTESFGRDGLADFLARTRVLVNVLPLTGDTRGILCRSLFQQLRPDAYLINIARGDHLVAEDLLACLDEGRLRGAALDAFSQEPLPPDHPFWHDARIQVTPHVAGASLMDLTVRQIAGKIDAVAQGQPITGIVDRARQY; encoded by the coding sequence ATGGAAATTGTCTTTGCCTCTCGTCACGAGTCGAATCCGCTGGAATGGGTGCGTGCCCTGCAGGCGGCTTTGCCGGATCATCGGGTGCGTCTGTGGGACGACGAGGAACCGTCGGGGCGGGCCGATGCCGCGGTGGTGTGGGCCCCGCCAGCCGGTCTGTTCGACCGCGAGCCTGGGCTGAAATACCTGTTCAACCTGGGCGCGGGGGTCGATGCCCTGTTGCACATGCCGGGTCTGTCCGATCGGATTACCCTGGTCCGGATGGAAGACGGCGGCATGGCCGTGCAGATGGCTGAATACGTCCTGCATTATCTGATCCGCGAATCCCGCGATCTGGGCCGCTATGCCGCGCAGCAGGCGCAGGCCCGCTGGCAGCCGCTGGCGGACATCGACCGGTCGGCCTGGACAGTGGGTGTCATGGGGGCCGGTGTGATGGGGGCCCGGGTCGCGCAGGCCTGCGCGGCGCTGGAATACCCGGTGGCCGTCTGGTCGCGCAGTGGTCGCCCGGTTGCGGGCACTGAATCTTTCGGGCGGGACGGGCTGGCGGATTTTCTGGCGCGCACCCGCGTGCTGGTGAACGTGCTGCCGCTGACCGGCGACACGCGCGGGATCCTGTGCCGTTCCTTGTTCCAGCAATTGCGGCCCGACGCTTATCTGATCAATATCGCGCGCGGCGACCATCTGGTCGCCGAAGACCTGCTGGCCTGCCTGGACGAGGGGCGGCTGCGCGGCGCGGCGCTGGATGCCTTTTCCCAGGAACCTTTGCCGCCCGACCATCCGTTCTGGCACGATGCGCGCATTCAGGTGACGCCGCACGTGGCGGGGGCCAGCCTGATGGATCTGACTGTGCGGCAGATCGCGGGCAAGATCGACGCCGTAGCGCAGGGGCAGCCGATCACTGGCATCGTGGATCGGGCCCGACAGTACTGA
- a CDS encoding flavin reductase family protein, producing MDAIHRAESEVIDSRCLRRALGNFATGVTIMTAHDGTRTVGVTANSFSSVSLDPPLILWSISKRSGSYPVFEQASHFAVNVLAADQITVSDQFAHPCDDRFAGVEYRQGRGRCLLLEGTSAGFQCEKFQTLDGGDHWILIGRVIAFEDHGRAPLLYHQGSYATALPHPHHEVISVR from the coding sequence ATGGATGCCATCCACCGGGCCGAATCCGAAGTGATCGACTCCCGCTGCCTGCGACGCGCCCTGGGCAATTTCGCAACCGGCGTGACCATCATGACCGCCCACGACGGCACGCGTACGGTGGGTGTCACGGCCAACAGCTTCAGTTCCGTGTCGCTGGACCCGCCCCTGATCCTCTGGAGCATCTCCAAGCGGTCAGGCAGCTATCCGGTGTTCGAGCAGGCCAGCCATTTTGCCGTGAACGTGCTGGCCGCCGACCAGATCACCGTGTCCGACCAGTTCGCCCACCCCTGCGACGACCGGTTTGCCGGCGTGGAGTATCGCCAGGGCCGTGGCCGATGCCTGCTGCTGGAAGGCACCAGCGCCGGCTTTCAGTGCGAAAAATTCCAGACGCTGGATGGGGGCGACCACTGGATCCTGATCGGCCGGGTCATCGCCTTCGAGGATCATGGACGCGCCCCGCTGCTCTACCACCAGGGTTCCTACGCCACAGCCCTGCCGCATCCGCATCACGAAGTCATATCGGTCCGGTAG
- a CDS encoding branched-chain amino acid ABC transporter permease yields the protein MLAYAILAGILFGLYFSLVGLGLNLVFGVMRIVNLAHGDFVMLGALLAGALYGAYAISPVLAAVISLIVFIIIGFPLYYLLVPRLLQAPDPEMLSIILFFGFSQVIESVTTIVAGPSERSIPGRAMGTQPVHILGQTFPAAWVWSAVASAIAVLLVFLYLYRTRVGRLTRAVMADRHEALASGIDVGRISGLAFGIGLGLAAVAGAFAPFMLGGISPASGVSLTIQSFTVIIVGSLGSPLGTVLGGLIYGISIMLMQTYLSSWAALLPYLLLIAILLVRPSGLLGHEVRHA from the coding sequence ATGCTTGCCTATGCGATCCTGGCCGGCATTCTCTTCGGGCTGTATTTCAGCCTGGTGGGGCTGGGCCTGAATCTGGTGTTCGGCGTGATGCGCATCGTCAACCTGGCTCATGGCGACTTCGTCATGCTGGGGGCGCTGCTGGCCGGCGCTCTGTATGGCGCCTATGCCATCAGCCCGGTCCTGGCGGCCGTCATCTCTCTGATCGTTTTCATCATCATCGGCTTTCCGCTGTATTACCTGCTGGTGCCACGCCTGCTGCAGGCCCCTGACCCGGAGATGCTTTCAATCATCCTGTTCTTCGGCTTTTCCCAGGTCATCGAATCGGTCACGACCATCGTGGCGGGTCCCTCTGAACGATCCATCCCGGGCCGCGCCATGGGCACGCAGCCGGTCCACATCCTGGGCCAGACCTTTCCGGCCGCCTGGGTCTGGAGTGCCGTCGCCAGCGCCATCGCCGTCCTGCTGGTCTTCCTGTACCTGTACCGCACCCGCGTCGGGCGGCTGACCCGCGCAGTCATGGCCGACCGCCACGAGGCGCTGGCCAGCGGCATCGACGTCGGCCGGATCTCCGGCCTGGCCTTTGGCATCGGACTGGGGCTGGCCGCCGTCGCGGGCGCCTTTGCGCCCTTCATGCTGGGCGGTATCAGCCCGGCCAGCGGCGTGAGCCTGACGATCCAGTCCTTCACGGTCATCATCGTCGGTTCGCTGGGCAGTCCGCTGGGGACCGTCCTGGGTGGCCTGATCTACGGCATCTCCATCATGCTCATGCAGACCTACCTCAGTTCCTGGGCCGCGCTGCTGCCCTATCTGCTGCTGATCGCCATCCTGCTGGTCCGCCCCAGCGGATTGCTGGGACACGAGGTGCGCCATGCCTAG
- a CDS encoding ADP-ribosylglycohydrolase family protein: protein MDITFEQRAQGALMGAFIGDALALGPHWYYDLEALRHDYGNWITDYTDPRPDRYHGGLKAGQSSQAGYILDLLAHSLADRGRYDEPDFCRRLDQDLFPKLDGTPMNGPGGYTSQSIRETWRLRVREHRPWGQAAGVADTTEAAERILALAIRYAHNPAELAQQVSANTALTQYDTTVMAMTVAYGCILGSLVRGEPLDEQTSGRLMAMVHDGILPFHAVTSVGEQAVPPGPAAVRQVGQFPSPDALLTVSCILRATQDPDIRIEPAWKASLVYGMPCAVYHQFPAAYYLAGRFQGDFESAVLHAVNGGGQNQARAILTGALAGAIGGIQSIPDRFLKGLEFSQERQDLARKLARQANAAT from the coding sequence ATGGACATCACCTTCGAACAGCGCGCCCAGGGTGCCCTGATGGGGGCCTTCATCGGCGACGCGCTGGCTCTGGGACCCCACTGGTACTACGACCTGGAAGCCCTGCGCCACGACTACGGCAACTGGATCACCGATTACACCGACCCACGCCCGGACCGCTATCACGGCGGGCTGAAGGCGGGTCAGTCCTCACAAGCCGGGTACATCCTGGATCTGCTGGCGCACTCGCTGGCGGACCGGGGCCGGTACGACGAGCCCGACTTTTGCCGGCGGCTGGACCAGGATCTGTTTCCGAAACTGGATGGCACGCCGATGAATGGGCCGGGCGGCTATACCAGCCAGTCGATCCGCGAAACCTGGCGGTTGCGGGTGCGCGAACACCGCCCCTGGGGGCAGGCCGCCGGCGTGGCCGACACGACCGAGGCGGCCGAGCGCATCCTGGCTCTGGCCATCCGCTACGCACACAACCCGGCGGAACTAGCCCAGCAGGTATCCGCCAACACGGCGCTGACCCAATACGACACCACCGTCATGGCCATGACGGTGGCCTACGGCTGCATCCTTGGCAGTCTGGTGCGCGGAGAACCGCTGGATGAGCAGACCTCGGGCCGGCTGATGGCCATGGTGCACGACGGTATCCTGCCCTTCCATGCAGTCACATCCGTCGGCGAGCAGGCCGTGCCTCCCGGCCCCGCAGCCGTACGGCAAGTGGGCCAGTTTCCCTCGCCCGACGCCTTGCTGACGGTATCCTGCATCCTGCGCGCCACGCAGGACCCCGACATCCGCATCGAGCCCGCCTGGAAGGCATCCCTGGTCTATGGAATGCCCTGCGCCGTCTACCACCAGTTCCCGGCCGCCTACTATCTGGCCGGACGCTTCCAGGGCGATTTCGAATCCGCCGTCCTGCACGCGGTCAACGGCGGCGGCCAGAACCAGGCGCGCGCCATCCTGACCGGCGCGTTGGCCGGTGCGATCGGCGGCATCCAGTCGATCCCGGATCGCTTCCTGAAAGGACTGGAATTCAGCCAGGAACGGCAGGATCTGGCACGGAAACTGGCACGGCAAGCCAACGCGGCCACCTGA
- a CDS encoding p-hydroxyphenylacetate 3-hydroxylase oxygenase component translates to MSQAVTVLPQPDAATILEKVQAILPEIAARAAQAEQDRMVPAENIALLKQTGLHRAFQPRAYGGLELSLPEFAQCVVALAGACGGTAWAFSLLCTHSHQLAMFPKQLQDEIWGGDPDATASSSIAPFGRTEETEGGILFSGEMGWSSGCDHAQWAIVGFNRLNAAGEKTYCFAVLPRQDYTIRDDWFAIGMRGSGSKTLVIDKAFVPNHRIQAAKDMMEGKSAGFGLYPDSKIFHTPYRPYFASGFSAISLGIAERMLQAFKEKTRNRVRAYTGANVGTATPALMRLAESTHQVAAARAFLEKTWDDHRAHGEAKRYPSRETLTYWRTNQAYAVKMCVQATNRLFEAAGAGAWFETNEMQRLFRDSHMTAAHAYTDYDVCAQILGRELMGLEPDPTMI, encoded by the coding sequence ATGAGCCAAGCCGTCACCGTCCTGCCCCAACCGGACGCCGCCACAATACTGGAAAAAGTCCAGGCCATCCTGCCCGAGATCGCCGCCCGCGCCGCCCAGGCGGAACAGGACCGCATGGTGCCGGCGGAAAACATTGCCCTGCTGAAACAAACAGGCCTGCACCGCGCGTTCCAGCCCAGGGCCTACGGCGGGCTGGAACTGTCCCTGCCGGAATTCGCCCAGTGCGTCGTCGCACTGGCGGGCGCCTGCGGCGGCACCGCCTGGGCCTTCAGCCTGCTGTGCACTCACAGCCACCAGCTGGCCATGTTCCCGAAGCAACTGCAGGACGAAATCTGGGGCGGTGACCCCGACGCCACCGCCAGCAGCAGCATCGCGCCCTTCGGCCGGACCGAGGAAACCGAGGGCGGCATCCTCTTCAGCGGCGAGATGGGCTGGAGCAGCGGCTGCGACCATGCGCAATGGGCCATCGTCGGCTTCAACCGCCTGAACGCGGCCGGCGAGAAAACCTACTGCTTTGCCGTCCTGCCGCGCCAGGATTACACGATCCGGGATGACTGGTTTGCCATCGGCATGCGGGGCAGCGGCTCCAAAACCCTGGTGATCGACAAGGCCTTCGTGCCCAATCACCGGATCCAGGCCGCCAAGGACATGATGGAGGGCAAATCCGCCGGCTTCGGTCTCTACCCGGACAGCAAGATCTTCCACACCCCCTACCGTCCCTATTTCGCGAGCGGCTTTTCAGCCATCAGCCTGGGGATCGCCGAGCGAATGCTGCAGGCCTTCAAGGAAAAGACCCGGAACCGGGTTCGCGCCTACACCGGCGCCAACGTCGGCACCGCCACTCCCGCCCTGATGCGACTGGCGGAATCCACCCACCAGGTGGCTGCCGCACGCGCCTTTCTGGAAAAGACCTGGGATGACCACCGGGCCCATGGCGAAGCGAAACGCTACCCCAGCCGCGAAACACTGACCTACTGGCGCACCAACCAGGCCTACGCCGTCAAGATGTGCGTCCAGGCCACGAACCGCCTGTTCGAGGCCGCCGGCGCCGGCGCCTGGTTCGAAACCAATGAGATGCAGCGCCTGTTCCGCGACAGTCACATGACGGCCGCCCATGCCTACACGGACTACGACGTCTGCGCGCAGATACTGGGGCGCGAACTGATGGGCCTGGAACCCGACCCGACCATGATCTGA
- a CDS encoding cold-shock protein produces MKTETGVVKWFNNDKGFGFITPDNGGKDLFVHFSEIQGSGHKSLEENQRVSFVVGQGQKGPCATQVAVI; encoded by the coding sequence TTGAAAACAGAAACAGGTGTCGTGAAGTGGTTCAACAACGACAAAGGCTTCGGCTTCATCACGCCGGATAATGGCGGAAAGGATCTCTTCGTACACTTCAGCGAGATTCAGGGCTCTGGTCATAAATCCCTCGAAGAAAACCAGCGCGTTTCCTTCGTGGTTGGCCAAGGGCAAAAAGGTCCTTGCGCGACGCAAGTCGCGGTGATCTAA
- a CDS encoding ABC transporter substrate-binding protein: MLRRFLSFFLVGSMLLFSALTTAATAPPEIKIGTLYASSGPFAAISMPVYLGLKLWVGIENAQGGVMVKPYGKRIPIKLVAYDDQSNTATAATLYNQLITQDKVDILVSDSGSVLTSMAVPIAREHKMLLLDTTGTGGKFFAGDNPYIVLMSDPVSTIWPKYAADFLIHEGPKLGIKKVALLYATNDYTTTQANAVRKMIQESHAPLDIVYDKGVPTSTTNYTVLINAIQAAQPDAVVQMGYPDNDVAFLRNLHESGTHFKWLFDIYPGLETDHMLKTAGADSMKYVYTYATSSVVEYKVEHGMNLPEFHQAWDKAYPDSKVSFGFNSVAGYTTGLIIENALASTKSMQQLDLRAAIFSLSGKLKTLDGTFKLDEHGAQVGEITPLAQLVPDGKGGLKFAIVYPPEVATGKAVYPAPAQ, from the coding sequence ATGTTGCGCAGATTTCTCTCTTTTTTTCTGGTCGGCTCGATGCTTTTGTTTTCGGCTCTGACCACGGCAGCCACCGCTCCACCCGAGATCAAAATTGGGACCTTGTATGCCTCTTCGGGGCCGTTCGCGGCAATCTCGATGCCGGTCTATCTGGGCCTGAAACTCTGGGTCGGGATCGAGAACGCCCAGGGCGGCGTCATGGTCAAACCCTACGGCAAGCGGATCCCGATCAAACTCGTCGCCTATGACGACCAGAGCAATACCGCGACGGCGGCGACGCTCTACAACCAGTTGATCACCCAGGACAAGGTCGATATCCTGGTGTCGGACAGCGGATCCGTACTGACCTCGATGGCGGTCCCCATCGCGCGCGAGCACAAGATGCTGCTTCTCGACACCACCGGCACCGGCGGCAAATTCTTCGCGGGCGACAATCCCTACATCGTGCTGATGTCGGACCCGGTCTCGACCATCTGGCCGAAATACGCGGCCGACTTCCTGATCCACGAAGGCCCAAAGCTGGGCATCAAGAAAGTCGCGCTGCTGTACGCGACTAATGACTACACCACCACCCAGGCCAATGCGGTGCGCAAGATGATCCAGGAATCACACGCGCCGCTGGACATCGTGTATGACAAGGGCGTGCCCACCAGCACCACGAACTACACCGTGCTGATCAATGCCATCCAGGCCGCCCAGCCCGATGCCGTGGTGCAGATGGGTTACCCGGACAACGACGTGGCGTTCCTGCGCAACCTGCACGAAAGCGGAACGCACTTCAAATGGCTGTTCGACATCTACCCGGGCCTGGAGACCGACCATATGCTCAAGACCGCCGGCGCGGACAGCATGAAGTATGTCTACACCTATGCGACGTCCTCGGTGGTGGAATACAAAGTCGAGCACGGCATGAATCTGCCTGAATTCCACCAGGCCTGGGACAAGGCCTACCCGGACAGCAAGGTATCGTTCGGCTTCAATTCCGTGGCGGGCTACACCACCGGCCTGATCATCGAGAACGCGCTCGCCAGCACGAAGAGCATGCAGCAGCTGGACCTGCGCGCCGCCATCTTCAGTCTGTCGGGCAAACTGAAGACCCTGGACGGCACGTTCAAACTGGACGAGCACGGCGCCCAGGTCGGCGAGATCACGCCATTGGCACAGCTGGTGCCGGACGGCAAGGGCGGACTGAAGTTCGCCATCGTGTACCCGCCCGAAGTCGCCACGGGCAAGGCAGTCTACCCGGCACCCGCCCAGTAA
- a CDS encoding ABC transporter ATP-binding protein has protein sequence MSTELLRVSGLSGGHGRIQALWDVDLSVATHETVVLIGANGAGKTTLIQTVLGLIPLWSGDIRFNGAPITRERTDRRIRAGIAYMSETGCFLDLSVQDNLLLGGQSLPPAQARRQLDQLYDRFPILKQKRRDPGSSLSGGQRKILGVAKALASRPRLLIMDEPSAGLSPLFVKEVIQVLGQFRETGLSLLVAEQNVKFLDLADRVYTLEGGRVGFEGTVAAMHADAALERAYFGLKSSSILSSPEQSIYLTK, from the coding sequence ATGAGCACTGAGCTGCTGCGTGTCTCCGGGCTGAGCGGCGGCCATGGCCGGATTCAGGCGCTGTGGGACGTCGACCTGAGCGTTGCCACCCACGAAACCGTAGTCCTGATCGGCGCCAATGGCGCGGGCAAGACCACGCTGATCCAGACAGTGCTGGGGCTCATTCCCCTGTGGAGCGGTGACATCCGGTTCAACGGCGCACCGATCACCCGCGAACGCACGGACCGCCGCATCCGCGCGGGCATCGCCTACATGTCCGAGACCGGCTGTTTTCTGGATCTGAGCGTGCAGGACAACCTGCTGCTGGGCGGTCAGTCCCTGCCCCCCGCGCAGGCCAGGCGCCAACTGGATCAGCTGTATGACCGCTTTCCCATCCTGAAGCAAAAGCGCCGCGATCCCGGCAGCAGCCTGTCCGGGGGACAACGCAAGATCCTCGGTGTGGCAAAGGCACTGGCCAGCCGCCCCAGGCTCTTGATCATGGACGAGCCCTCGGCCGGACTGTCGCCACTGTTCGTGAAGGAAGTCATCCAGGTCCTGGGGCAGTTCCGCGAAACCGGACTTTCCCTGCTGGTCGCCGAGCAGAACGTGAAGTTTCTGGATCTGGCCGACCGTGTCTACACACTGGAGGGTGGCCGGGTGGGATTCGAAGGGACGGTGGCCGCCATGCATGCCGATGCCGCGCTGGAGCGGGCCTATTTCGGGCTGAAGTCCAGCTCGATACTTTCGTCCCCCGAGCAGTCCATCTACTTGACGAAATGA